One genomic region from Zhongshania sp. R06B22 encodes:
- a CDS encoding acetyl-CoA C-acyltransferase codes for MQSAMIVDAVRIPRATLRGTSAYAALRPVELLRPLFTAIAERNHLDSSHVEDVLLGCATQSGGQGANVAKIAALYAGWSEQVSGVTVNRFCCSGLDAINLAASKIMSGMESVLVAGGVEQLSAVPMFADQGDWFSNPKVMKATKFMHMGLSADLIATQQAYSRERLDAYALQSHRRANHAASHDYFKHSLVPVCDANNAPLLDSDNAVRAGLSLEKLAALPASFTDYVQHGQALVSQRYPDTLLQAYHSAGSSPALVDGASLLLLASESACKKLSLTPRARICHYANASDEPVKMLTGHLRATEKLLAATGLQASDIDLWEVNESFAASVLYFQDHFNIANEQLNVNGGAIAFGHPLGATGGNLMGMLLDELERRNLKRGIVAICGGAGVGVTTLIERL; via the coding sequence ATGCAAAGTGCGATGATTGTCGATGCAGTTAGAATTCCCCGCGCTACCCTGCGCGGCACGTCTGCTTACGCAGCGCTGCGCCCCGTAGAGTTATTGCGGCCGCTATTCACCGCCATCGCCGAGAGGAATCATCTCGACAGCAGTCACGTTGAAGATGTGTTGCTAGGTTGCGCTACCCAGAGCGGTGGTCAAGGTGCTAACGTCGCCAAGATTGCCGCGCTTTATGCTGGCTGGTCCGAGCAGGTTTCTGGTGTCACCGTAAATCGATTTTGCTGCTCGGGCTTGGATGCTATTAATCTCGCGGCCAGTAAAATCATGTCTGGTATGGAGTCGGTATTAGTCGCCGGCGGTGTGGAGCAGCTCAGTGCGGTACCCATGTTCGCCGATCAGGGCGACTGGTTCAGCAATCCCAAGGTGATGAAAGCCACTAAATTTATGCACATGGGTTTGTCCGCCGATCTGATTGCCACCCAGCAGGCTTATAGTCGTGAGCGTCTCGATGCTTACGCCTTGCAATCGCACCGGCGCGCCAACCATGCTGCCAGTCATGATTATTTTAAGCATTCCCTAGTGCCTGTTTGCGATGCTAACAATGCACCATTGTTAGATAGCGACAATGCTGTGCGGGCAGGGCTCAGTCTTGAAAAATTAGCGGCCTTGCCCGCCAGCTTTACTGACTATGTTCAGCACGGCCAAGCCTTAGTGAGCCAGCGTTACCCCGATACACTTCTGCAAGCCTATCATTCGGCAGGTAGCTCTCCCGCCTTGGTAGATGGAGCATCGCTGCTATTATTGGCGAGCGAAAGCGCCTGCAAGAAACTTTCCCTGACCCCGCGTGCCCGTATCTGCCATTACGCTAATGCCAGTGACGAGCCTGTCAAAATGCTCACGGGACACCTGCGGGCCACCGAAAAACTGCTCGCCGCCACCGGCTTGCAGGCCAGTGATATTGACCTGTGGGAAGTGAACGAATCTTTCGCGGCAAGTGTTTTGTATTTCCAAGACCATTTTAATATTGCCAATGAGCAGCTTAATGTTAACGGCGGCGCTATTGCCTTTGGCCACCCCCTAGGTGCAACGGGTGGCAATCTGATGGGGATGCTCCTCGACGAATTGGAGAGACGAAACTTGAAGCGCGGTATTGTCGCGATCTGCGGTGGCGCTGGGGTCGGTGTTACCACTCTGATTGAACGCCTTTAA
- a CDS encoding acyl-CoA synthetase, which yields MSISLQRMMERAARTNPNGDCVVFQGQSRSWKQVQERVARLAGALQALNLDEGDRVAILSLNCANYYEGLFTVPWAGYCVVPLNTRWALPENEYALGDSGAKVILFDDAFAAQVKELLESVAGLTHAIYIGGGECPDWALDVEKLIETSAPVAASARGGEEMAGIFYTGGTTGFPKGVMQSHLAIWASAVSALPAFGLGRHSRYLHAAPMFHMADLVGSMGAILTCSANVILQAFDPAKFLELVEKERVTHSLIVPAMIKMVLNHPDVATTDISSLEMVMYGASPMPAATLEKFMRVWPNVSLAQAYGQTELAPIATILPPEDHAPGSEFLRSAGRPTSISDIRCINEDGIDCELGEPGEILVRGPQAMMGYWKQPEQTEKALKDGWVYTGDAGYFTDTGHLYIVDRVKDMVITGGENVFTTEVENAVMSHDAVQDVAVIGIPSEEWGETVHAIVILAPDMQATEDEIKAHCRGIIAGYKLPKSVQFRSEPMPLSGAGKVLKTELRKPFWEGQARQIS from the coding sequence ATGTCGATTTCATTACAGAGAATGATGGAGCGCGCCGCGCGGACCAATCCCAACGGTGACTGCGTCGTATTTCAGGGGCAAAGCCGCAGCTGGAAGCAGGTGCAAGAGCGGGTTGCACGACTCGCTGGCGCGTTGCAGGCTTTAAATCTTGATGAGGGCGATCGGGTGGCGATTCTCAGTTTGAATTGCGCCAACTACTACGAGGGACTCTTTACAGTGCCCTGGGCGGGCTATTGTGTGGTGCCGCTAAATACCCGTTGGGCGCTGCCAGAGAACGAATACGCACTTGGTGATTCTGGTGCAAAAGTTATTTTATTTGACGATGCATTTGCGGCTCAGGTGAAAGAGTTACTTGAATCGGTGGCTGGCTTAACTCACGCAATATACATTGGTGGTGGTGAATGCCCTGATTGGGCCTTAGATGTTGAGAAGCTGATAGAGACCTCGGCGCCAGTCGCTGCAAGTGCTCGGGGTGGCGAAGAGATGGCCGGTATTTTCTACACCGGCGGGACTACTGGGTTTCCGAAAGGGGTGATGCAGTCGCATCTGGCAATTTGGGCGAGTGCAGTCTCGGCCCTGCCCGCTTTTGGCTTGGGGCGCCATTCTCGCTATTTGCACGCTGCGCCGATGTTCCATATGGCTGACTTGGTCGGCAGCATGGGAGCGATCTTAACCTGTAGCGCCAACGTTATTTTACAAGCCTTCGATCCGGCAAAGTTTCTCGAGCTTGTTGAGAAAGAGCGCGTTACCCACTCTCTAATTGTACCGGCGATGATCAAGATGGTCTTAAATCATCCTGATGTGGCGACCACTGATATCTCCTCGCTGGAAATGGTCATGTACGGCGCATCGCCGATGCCTGCCGCAACATTGGAGAAGTTTATGCGCGTCTGGCCAAATGTCAGTTTGGCGCAGGCCTATGGCCAAACTGAGTTGGCGCCTATTGCCACGATTTTACCTCCCGAAGACCATGCCCCGGGAAGTGAGTTTCTGCGCTCTGCGGGTCGTCCGACCAGTATCAGTGATATTCGCTGCATAAACGAGGATGGCATTGATTGTGAATTAGGTGAGCCAGGTGAAATACTCGTTCGCGGCCCGCAGGCCATGATGGGTTATTGGAAGCAGCCTGAGCAGACTGAGAAGGCACTCAAAGATGGTTGGGTTTACACCGGTGATGCGGGTTATTTTACCGATACCGGCCATCTGTATATTGTCGACCGGGTTAAGGACATGGTGATCACTGGTGGTGAGAACGTCTTTACCACCGAGGTTGAAAATGCGGTGATGAGCCATGACGCTGTGCAAGATGTTGCAGTAATTGGCATTCCATCTGAAGAGTGGGGCGAGACGGTTCATGCCATTGTTATTTTGGCGCCGGATATGCAGGCCACGGAAGATGAGATCAAAGCTCACTGCCGGGGTATTATTGCAGGATACAAACTGCCAAAAAGTGTGCAATTCCGCTCTGAACCGATGCCCTTGTCGGGTGCCGGCAAGGTATTGAAAACTGAGTTGCGCAAGCCTTTTTGGGAGGGGCAGGCACGGCAGATTAGCTAA
- a CDS encoding saccharopine dehydrogenase family protein, translating to MSDKQVVVYGANGYTGRLICEFMREYQIPFIAAGRSKSRIEEGLKLVPGIETADYEIVEVEHTVEALTALLKGKKVICNTVGPFDYFGETVVEAAANANVHYMDTTGEQAYMLRVREKFGAQFKANGKILAPSVAYMYTPLEVAANIVLEDSSVDTLEAGCIASGVPTYGSTQTIFAIFQTEHVYLENNKLVPWEKGRGWEVSAPGKLMTQLAHPWGGGALPAWFQHDHRVVSAKQLTAFTNRPMFEQVIALQKHYEDNIKLLPLDEQEKALATIAEGMQPGMPPRENKLVHRTTDFVHGIGTGVRRTCVIHTSVPYQLTGVFQAALTAYLLDSEPLKTGFVSGCQAAGHNYMLGAMKKFVPVQVDIY from the coding sequence ATGTCTGATAAACAAGTTGTTGTATACGGTGCGAACGGATATACCGGTCGCTTGATCTGCGAATTTATGCGTGAGTACCAAATCCCTTTTATTGCTGCTGGTCGCAGTAAAAGTCGGATTGAAGAGGGGCTGAAACTGGTTCCCGGTATCGAAACTGCTGATTATGAGATCGTTGAAGTTGAGCATACGGTTGAAGCCCTAACGGCGCTGTTGAAAGGCAAGAAGGTTATTTGTAACACTGTAGGCCCATTCGATTACTTTGGCGAAACAGTTGTAGAGGCTGCAGCAAACGCAAATGTTCATTACATGGACACCACCGGCGAGCAAGCATATATGCTGCGTGTGCGTGAAAAATTTGGTGCGCAGTTCAAGGCCAATGGTAAGATCTTGGCACCAAGTGTAGCCTATATGTATACGCCTCTGGAGGTTGCTGCAAATATTGTTTTAGAAGATAGTAGCGTAGATACGTTAGAAGCTGGTTGTATTGCTTCGGGCGTGCCGACATATGGATCAACCCAAACGATCTTTGCAATATTTCAAACCGAGCATGTGTATCTAGAAAACAATAAGCTGGTTCCTTGGGAGAAAGGTCGTGGCTGGGAAGTGAGTGCGCCAGGGAAATTGATGACCCAATTAGCACACCCCTGGGGCGGTGGTGCTTTGCCAGCTTGGTTCCAGCATGATCACCGCGTAGTGAGTGCCAAGCAGTTGACCGCGTTTACAAATCGTCCCATGTTTGAGCAGGTCATCGCACTGCAAAAACATTATGAAGATAACATAAAGCTCCTCCCGCTCGATGAGCAGGAAAAAGCGCTAGCAACCATTGCTGAGGGTATGCAGCCTGGAATGCCGCCACGCGAGAATAAGTTGGTCCACCGGACTACTGATTTTGTTCATGGTATCGGTACTGGCGTCCGCAGAACCTGCGTCATTCATACATCTGTACCATATCAGCTGACAGGCGTGTTCCAAGCGGCATTAACTGCCTATTTGTTAGATTCTGAGCCACTTAAAACAGGTTTTGTATCAGGCTGCCAGGCTGCAGGTCACAATTATATGCTGGGCGCGATGAAGAAGTTTGTCCCTGTTCAGGTTGATATTTATTGA
- a CDS encoding acetyl-CoA acetyltransferase, which translates to MSAQKIYILGGYQSDFAKNIARENLSVADLFIETVRSGLAASELDAGEINVGHVGNFVSSLFSGQAQLGGFFGHVDPAMCYMPASTHEAACASGSMALLAAMADLEAGRYQTACVLGIELMRNVSGDQAAANLRPAAWASQEWTETDYVWPCAFDNMLGLYEERYGLKKEYLYNISQQNFASARRNSNAQTRRWQFTENSFSDDDLANPIISGNIRKQDCGQTTDGAAVVFLATEAKAAEYAARRGISLSAIPTIKGWGHINAPISFKEKLCLSEPDGYIFPHIHSLFQQTLKRAGMNDLSAINGLEVHDCFNITEYMILDHSGLYPPGKAWQAIENGDIGRGGKLPVNMSGGLIGLGHPVGATGVRMLLDSYKQIIGGAGDYQIDNAQNVMTFNLGGSATTCASFIVGKSDT; encoded by the coding sequence ATGAGCGCACAAAAAATTTATATACTGGGTGGTTATCAAAGCGACTTTGCGAAAAATATTGCCCGCGAAAATCTGAGCGTTGCAGACTTATTTATTGAAACTGTGCGATCTGGTTTGGCCGCAAGTGAACTCGACGCCGGCGAGATTAACGTTGGTCATGTTGGTAATTTTGTCTCGTCCTTATTCTCTGGTCAGGCTCAGCTTGGGGGCTTTTTTGGTCACGTTGATCCTGCTATGTGCTATATGCCAGCCTCAACGCATGAGGCCGCCTGCGCCTCTGGCTCAATGGCCCTTCTTGCCGCTATGGCTGACCTGGAAGCGGGGCGCTACCAGACTGCGTGCGTGCTTGGTATTGAGCTTATGCGCAATGTCAGTGGTGATCAGGCCGCTGCCAATTTGCGGCCTGCGGCGTGGGCGAGCCAAGAGTGGACCGAAACTGACTACGTTTGGCCCTGCGCATTCGATAATATGCTCGGGCTTTACGAAGAGCGTTATGGGTTGAAAAAGGAGTATCTCTATAATATTTCGCAGCAGAATTTCGCCAGTGCGCGTCGCAATAGCAACGCTCAAACTCGGCGGTGGCAATTTACGGAAAACAGTTTCAGTGACGATGATCTCGCCAACCCCATTATCAGCGGCAATATTCGCAAGCAGGATTGTGGTCAAACTACTGACGGCGCCGCTGTGGTGTTCTTGGCAACGGAAGCCAAGGCCGCCGAATACGCCGCTCGTAGAGGTATTTCCTTAAGTGCGATACCCACGATTAAAGGCTGGGGGCATATCAATGCACCTATCTCCTTTAAGGAAAAATTGTGTCTGAGCGAGCCCGACGGTTATATCTTCCCCCACATTCACTCGCTGTTTCAGCAGACGCTAAAGCGCGCTGGCATGAACGATCTAAGCGCTATCAATGGCTTAGAAGTACATGATTGCTTCAATATCACCGAGTATATGATTTTGGATCACAGCGGCTTATACCCCCCCGGCAAGGCTTGGCAAGCGATAGAAAATGGCGACATTGGTCGCGGCGGGAAACTCCCGGTGAATATGAGCGGCGGGCTCATTGGTTTGGGGCACCCGGTAGGGGCTACTGGGGTGAGAATGCTGCTAGACAGCTATAAGCAAATTATTGGTGGCGCCGGCGATTATCAGATAGATAATGCTCAAAATGTAATGACATTTAATCTGGGTGGGAGCGCGACTACTTGCGCAAGCTTTATTGTTGGCAAGTCCGATACTTAA
- a CDS encoding LuxR C-terminal-related transcriptional regulator: MSVSRHFQIITTKTLPPQKRGKQVVRHNEAELLKQITEARLSSVVAPPGFGKTNILSRSFRHLHALGYLVAWVSFDAQDNQFYRFLSYVLASLHQSNALKREWRELLVETSPEDQGDHLLSSLIEVLSDSDNDLYLILDDFHHIRDRQIHDFLKRLTDYAPSNFHLIIGSRRRLEIGFYRSVQNGLYAEIGASQLQLNLADTQYFFRECCDMELSPADVERWHRDTEGWVFPLKLASISIKQRPGFALGEFLLKDRGISEYLSDEILEDMPKPFANFVMAMAVPDIFCSDTCGYIAGVDNPAYFLDQMLAQNLFIERLTSEGEWFQLHPFFRSYLESRLHKEAPGLLVSLHRKAREWFEQNNMPSFAIKHAIDAGDSKFLGALLEKSCYDLLFNGQYMELVGWAQLLGDEDVRSRPKLCFAVAFNYILMHQFSEGRRLIASLTDSAKFRRQLGEFSDGLPVLLGVDAVFRDDVKAAMEHCQGWLSSVHSPGKTLPLLLITGCNVLSYCMLYEGRFAEGLDVQVSWKAVPESEAPAYGITCAHCLEGLIYLHMGDVDAAERSFVKAKRVAVDKLGEFSIYSSFATAFHAEIRYQQGDARFLLEEVLPSLDTISKIGLVDSLIHSFPLVASVLHLQGRSVEANDILDRAESLARLCDWPRLALASMHQKLRFAIAGRASVDRQLINTKVEKIEADNVGRLNISAQYYLGMIKAESRAAIGQYAEAIELAASLHQLLVAKGFVYLGFLTNVRLAFFYGASGDSVRAIDILTECLDFAVRDKLIQVFVDVSYIYPGLINESRDVLTSTDHANLLLAISDQIGSHGESKGDVRSIIAASSLELELNISEREMQILELLGQGLTSKHIARSLSIGQETVKWHIKNIFGKLEVNSRVSAVQKGRRIGLIA, encoded by the coding sequence ATGTCAGTAAGTAGGCACTTTCAAATAATCACTACCAAGACGCTTCCCCCGCAAAAGCGAGGCAAGCAAGTTGTGCGGCATAATGAAGCGGAACTGCTAAAGCAAATTACCGAGGCGCGCCTGTCCAGTGTTGTTGCGCCGCCTGGCTTCGGAAAAACCAACATCCTCTCCCGCTCTTTCAGGCATCTTCATGCCCTAGGTTACCTCGTCGCATGGGTAAGCTTTGACGCCCAAGACAACCAGTTTTATCGCTTTCTGTCCTATGTCTTGGCGTCGCTCCACCAGAGTAATGCCTTGAAGCGAGAGTGGCGCGAGCTATTGGTGGAGACCTCCCCAGAGGATCAAGGTGACCATTTACTGTCCAGTTTGATTGAGGTCTTATCCGATAGCGACAATGATTTATATCTCATCCTTGACGATTTCCATCATATTCGCGATCGTCAAATCCACGACTTCCTCAAGCGTCTAACAGATTACGCGCCGTCTAATTTCCATCTCATTATTGGTTCGCGCCGGCGTTTGGAAATCGGTTTTTATCGCAGCGTTCAAAACGGTCTGTATGCAGAGATTGGTGCTAGTCAATTGCAACTGAATTTGGCAGATACACAGTATTTCTTTAGGGAGTGCTGTGACATGGAGTTGTCTCCCGCCGACGTCGAGCGTTGGCATCGTGACACCGAGGGTTGGGTCTTCCCTCTGAAGCTGGCCAGTATCTCCATTAAGCAGCGACCGGGTTTCGCCCTCGGTGAGTTTTTACTTAAAGATCGAGGTATTTCTGAGTATTTAAGCGATGAAATTCTCGAAGATATGCCCAAGCCCTTCGCTAATTTTGTTATGGCGATGGCGGTGCCAGATATCTTTTGCAGTGACACCTGTGGCTATATTGCCGGAGTGGATAATCCTGCGTATTTTCTTGATCAAATGCTAGCTCAAAATCTTTTTATTGAAAGGCTGACCAGCGAAGGTGAGTGGTTCCAGCTGCATCCGTTTTTTCGTAGTTACTTGGAGTCGCGCTTACACAAAGAGGCGCCAGGCTTGCTGGTTAGCTTACATCGCAAAGCGCGGGAATGGTTTGAGCAAAATAATATGCCGAGTTTTGCCATAAAGCATGCTATCGATGCCGGCGATAGTAAGTTCTTGGGCGCCTTGTTAGAAAAGAGCTGTTACGACTTATTATTTAATGGTCAGTACATGGAGTTGGTGGGCTGGGCTCAGTTACTGGGTGATGAAGATGTTCGCTCCAGGCCCAAGTTGTGCTTCGCCGTGGCCTTTAACTATATTCTTATGCATCAGTTTAGCGAGGGGCGTCGGCTCATCGCGTCATTGACAGATTCCGCCAAGTTCCGTCGTCAATTGGGGGAGTTCAGTGATGGCTTGCCAGTACTGCTTGGGGTGGATGCCGTATTTCGCGATGACGTCAAAGCTGCGATGGAACACTGTCAGGGTTGGCTTAGTTCCGTGCACTCGCCCGGAAAAACCCTGCCTCTTTTACTTATTACAGGCTGTAATGTGCTTAGTTATTGCATGTTGTACGAGGGCCGCTTTGCCGAGGGGTTGGATGTACAGGTGTCGTGGAAGGCGGTGCCTGAGAGTGAGGCTCCGGCCTACGGCATCACTTGCGCCCATTGTCTTGAAGGCTTGATTTACCTGCATATGGGCGACGTTGATGCGGCCGAGCGCAGCTTTGTTAAGGCTAAGAGGGTTGCGGTAGATAAATTAGGTGAATTCTCTATCTATTCATCCTTTGCAACAGCATTCCATGCAGAGATACGCTACCAGCAAGGAGACGCCCGTTTCTTGTTGGAAGAAGTGCTGCCAAGCCTAGATACCATTAGTAAGATTGGTCTGGTCGATTCCTTGATCCATTCATTCCCCCTGGTCGCATCCGTACTGCATCTTCAGGGTCGTAGTGTTGAGGCCAATGATATTCTTGATAGGGCTGAATCTCTCGCGAGGTTGTGTGATTGGCCTCGCTTGGCGCTGGCGTCTATGCATCAAAAATTGCGGTTTGCTATTGCGGGGCGCGCCTCGGTTGATAGGCAGTTGATCAATACCAAGGTTGAAAAAATAGAAGCTGACAACGTCGGTCGCCTGAATATCAGCGCCCAGTATTATCTGGGAATGATAAAAGCAGAGAGTCGGGCAGCTATTGGCCAGTACGCCGAAGCGATTGAGTTGGCGGCGTCGCTGCATCAATTATTAGTGGCTAAGGGGTTTGTATACCTAGGATTTTTGACGAATGTCCGCTTGGCTTTCTTTTATGGCGCCAGTGGGGATTCCGTAAGAGCTATCGATATATTGACTGAGTGTCTGGATTTTGCGGTTCGAGATAAACTGATTCAAGTCTTTGTCGATGTTAGCTATATATATCCCGGCCTTATTAATGAGAGTCGTGACGTACTGACAAGTACGGATCATGCCAATCTATTGCTTGCCATAAGTGATCAGATTGGCAGCCACGGCGAAAGCAAGGGTGATGTGCGTTCTATTATAGCGGCAAGCAGTCTTGAGCTTGAGCTCAATATTAGTGAGCGCGAAATGCAAATTCTCGAGCTACTGGGTCAAGGTTTGACGAGTAAGCATATCGCCCGCTCGCTGAGTATTGGGCAAGAAACCGTTAAGTGGCACATAAAAAATATATTTGGAAAGTTAGAGGTCAATTCCCGCGTCAGTGCCGTGCAAAAAGGCCGCCGCATAGGGCTTATTGCCTAG
- a CDS encoding acyl-CoA dehydrogenase family protein, whose amino-acid sequence MFTFDKLGLPVLGLRGLEADLSEEERAIQENVHRFARDVMRPIGKKLDAMTPEEVVAEGSPLHDYMAQMYASGILDLGALDSMSDLEKSRIFPLIFEELGWGDSGLAIATLASAIPAFTAYGTGDPEIIERFGSLPGCWLATQPDKGSEIVDMDATNVHPGTQQLKGNLSVRKDGNEYVINGQSSAWVSYGPLAQTAMAYLPCDYGDGLFKEGTQGLNWVGIMIPLDSPGVSRGKPLDKIGQRALPQGGLFFDDVRIPEKYAIATGDKAVGQMMGTLTFANMEMAATFTGVARAAFEHALDYVHERKQGGTAIINHQSVQTRIFSLWQKVEASRALSKHVFSYNYASHGPHVLASVTSKTFVTDTAFQVTSDALQLFGGNGLTKEYPMEKIMRDARAAMIEDGENTVLGLKGVTWLTRWYQDKHNISV is encoded by the coding sequence ATGTTCACCTTTGATAAGTTAGGATTGCCCGTCTTAGGGCTGCGTGGGCTTGAAGCTGACCTTTCAGAAGAAGAAAGAGCGATACAAGAAAACGTACACCGATTTGCCCGCGATGTAATGAGGCCGATTGGTAAAAAATTAGATGCGATGACGCCGGAAGAGGTGGTCGCAGAGGGATCGCCGCTGCACGACTATATGGCCCAAATGTATGCGAGCGGAATTTTAGATTTAGGTGCGCTCGACAGTATGAGTGATCTCGAAAAAAGTCGTATTTTCCCCCTTATCTTTGAAGAGCTTGGCTGGGGTGACTCGGGTCTAGCGATTGCTACGCTTGCATCAGCTATTCCTGCATTTACCGCCTATGGCACTGGCGATCCAGAAATTATTGAGCGTTTTGGGAGTCTGCCGGGTTGTTGGTTGGCTACTCAGCCTGATAAGGGCAGTGAGATCGTCGATATGGATGCCACCAATGTCCATCCTGGCACACAGCAGCTGAAGGGCAACCTTAGTGTTCGTAAAGACGGCAATGAATATGTAATTAACGGTCAGTCATCCGCGTGGGTGTCATACGGTCCGTTGGCGCAGACGGCAATGGCCTATCTGCCTTGTGACTATGGTGACGGCTTGTTTAAGGAAGGCACTCAGGGCTTGAACTGGGTAGGTATTATGATTCCCTTGGATTCGCCCGGCGTTTCTAGGGGTAAGCCGCTGGATAAAATTGGGCAGCGCGCACTGCCCCAGGGTGGATTGTTTTTTGACGACGTTCGTATACCGGAAAAATATGCCATCGCCACCGGCGACAAAGCCGTAGGTCAGATGATGGGAACGCTAACCTTTGCCAATATGGAAATGGCCGCCACGTTTACCGGCGTGGCCAGAGCTGCCTTCGAGCATGCTCTTGATTACGTTCATGAGCGTAAACAAGGTGGTACGGCAATCATTAATCATCAATCAGTACAGACTCGAATCTTTTCCTTGTGGCAAAAAGTTGAAGCCAGCCGCGCTTTGTCAAAGCATGTTTTCAGTTATAACTATGCATCACACGGCCCTCATGTCTTGGCGTCGGTGACCTCTAAAACCTTCGTTACTGATACGGCATTTCAAGTGACCAGTGATGCGCTGCAATTGTTTGGTGGCAACGGTTTAACCAAAGAATATCCCATGGAAAAAATCATGCGCGATGCCCGCGCGGCAATGATTGAAGATGGAGAGAATACCGTCCTTGGCCTGAAAGGGGTTACATGGCTGACTCGTTGGTATCAGGATAAACACAATATTTCAGTCTAA
- a CDS encoding aldehyde dehydrogenase family protein: MRNYLNFYINGEWIAPSGVPSLDVIDPNTEEVAGVISLGNHTHVDQAVAAAKHAFAEWSLTTPAQRVAILERVCEVYGARMQDIAEAINEEMGAPLTSLAIEAQAPMGLGHFMTTTEILKNYAFEEKKGTTTILREPAGVVAMITPWNWPMNQMACKVAPALAAGCTMVLKPSEVAPFSAYLLAEILHEAGVPPGVFNLVNGDGPGVGSYLTAHPDIDLVSFTGSSRAGKMIVKAAADTLKNVSLELGGKSANIILEDADMQEAITNSVATMMMNTGQSCNAPSRMLVPKSSLAKAEDIARKACEGIVVGDSRAANTTMGPLASKMQFEKVQGLIGTGIDEGAKLVCGGPGLPDGIGKGYFTRATVFSDVNNQMTIAREEIFGPVLCIIPYENEEEAIAIANDTPYGLSGYVFSGDHDRASRVARRLRTGAVHLNGAPVDLEAPFGGYKQSGMGREWGVHGFEEFLEVKAVMGDNAA; this comes from the coding sequence ATGCGTAATTACCTGAATTTTTACATTAATGGCGAGTGGATAGCCCCCAGTGGCGTGCCATCATTGGACGTCATTGACCCTAACACTGAAGAAGTAGCCGGTGTTATTTCACTTGGCAATCACACACATGTCGATCAGGCAGTCGCTGCGGCAAAACACGCCTTTGCAGAATGGTCGCTTACCACGCCGGCGCAAAGGGTCGCGATACTAGAGCGTGTCTGCGAAGTTTACGGTGCTCGTATGCAAGATATCGCGGAGGCGATCAATGAGGAGATGGGCGCGCCGCTGACTAGCCTTGCGATAGAAGCGCAGGCTCCCATGGGCTTGGGTCATTTCATGACGACCACGGAAATTTTGAAGAACTACGCGTTTGAAGAGAAAAAAGGTACTACAACCATCTTGCGCGAGCCGGCTGGGGTGGTGGCAATGATTACACCGTGGAATTGGCCGATGAACCAAATGGCCTGCAAGGTGGCGCCAGCATTGGCGGCTGGCTGCACTATGGTGTTAAAGCCCAGTGAAGTTGCGCCGTTTTCTGCTTATTTACTTGCCGAAATCCTTCATGAAGCGGGCGTGCCGCCGGGGGTGTTTAATTTGGTGAATGGCGATGGACCGGGCGTTGGTTCCTATTTGACGGCCCACCCCGATATTGATCTTGTTTCTTTTACCGGTTCAAGCCGGGCGGGCAAGATGATCGTCAAGGCGGCTGCGGACACTCTAAAAAATGTGTCACTGGAGCTCGGCGGTAAATCCGCCAATATCATTCTTGAAGATGCAGATATGCAAGAGGCCATCACGAATAGTGTCGCCACGATGATGATGAACACCGGTCAGAGCTGCAATGCGCCTTCGCGGATGTTAGTGCCGAAATCGAGCTTGGCGAAGGCCGAAGATATAGCTCGCAAGGCTTGTGAAGGTATTGTGGTGGGTGACTCCCGTGCAGCAAACACCACGATGGGACCGCTAGCGAGCAAAATGCAGTTTGAAAAGGTGCAGGGGCTCATTGGCACCGGCATAGATGAAGGCGCGAAGCTAGTTTGTGGTGGACCAGGCTTGCCCGATGGTATTGGCAAAGGCTATTTCACACGAGCAACCGTATTTAGTGACGTTAATAATCAGATGACTATAGCCAGAGAGGAAATCTTTGGGCCAGTGCTGTGCATCATTCCCTACGAAAACGAGGAAGAAGCCATCGCCATCGCTAACGATACGCCTTACGGTTTATCGGGTTATGTTTTCTCAGGCGATCATGACAGAGCGAGTCGAGTGGCGCGTCGCTTGCGTACCGGTGCTGTCCATTTGAATGGCGCTCCCGTAGATTTAGAGGCCCCGTTTGGTGGCTACAAGCAATCAGGTATGGGGCGTGAGTGGGGCGTGCACGGCTTTGAAGAGTTTCTTGAAGTAAAAGCGGTTATGGGAGACAACGCAGCCTAA